The following nucleotide sequence is from Candidatus Flexicrinis affinis.
ACCACCCTTGTTCTCGGCATATAGCTTGCGGACCCGCCGGGCTGCATCGTGGTAGCGGCGCCACACTGCTCGCTCCACCGAATCTTCGCCGCCGCTCTCCCCACCCCGCCATCCGCCCGCGGACAGTTTCGACGCACCGGCCGACGAGGGAATGAGATGCCCTTCCGCGTTGCGCACCGTTCCGAACGGCGGCATTCCGACCGTGATCTGCCTGCTCTTGCGGTGCCGGATGCTGTCGCTGGCCCGCCGTGATCCGTCTAGCGCGTACATCTCATCGATGAACGCTTGCATGAACAGGCTCATCCGTCCGTCCGGCGTCTTGATGTCCATCATGCGGTCGGATGCCGCGAGGCAGACCTTCGTGGCGCTCGTTGAGGGTTCCACCGCTAGGCAACAGCCAATCTCTTGACAACATCTATTCGCGTACGCTAGATTCCTGAAAACGTTTCCGGTACCGATACCGGTAACGATAACACCTTTTGAATGCGACAAGGGCTAGCCATGAATCAGCACGAAGATGCGCCGCGTGATCTCACCATCGTCGATATTGCACGCGAGGCGGGAGTGTCCGTAACGACCGTATCTAGAATTCTCAATGGCAAGCCGGATGTCGCTCAACGCACGAGAAACCGCGTTCTGGACGTCATCAAGAGAACAGGGTTCACGCCGCACGCACAGGCGCAGCGGCTTCGCGCCGGCAGCACGCGCACGATTGCGGTCGTCTTTCCGCTCTCAGAGCCCCACTCGATGCAGAACATCACCCAACTTGAGCTGAACTTCATGCTTGGTGCCGCAACTGCCGCGGGCGAAGAGAACTACTTCATCAACCTGCTGAGCACGCCGATGACTCCTGAGACGCTGCTGGGTCTGTACAAGGGCAACATCGTCGATGGACTGGTGCTGATGGAGATCAGCATGCAGGACTGGCGTGTAGAACTACTTCGCGAGCATCGGCTTCCGTTCGTCATGATCGGACGCACGGACGACAACACAGGACTGGACTACGTCGATCTCGATCTGGACGATGCGGTGGAGAACGCGTTCGACTACTTGGTGGGCCTCGGCCATTCCAACATCGGCTTTCTCACTTACGGCGCCGTACCGCTTAACAGGGGCCTCGGCCCAGCGGTGCGCAGCATGCAAGGCTACGAGAACGCCGTTGGCAAGCACAACATTCCCGCGCTGTATCGCCATGTCGGTTATGCGGTCCAAGATGCCATCGAGGCTTGCGAGGACCTTTTTGCTCAGGAACCGGGCCTGACCGCTGCCGTAACCGTGCTCGATACGATGGCGATCGGGTGCATGCGTGCGCTGCACGACCGGGGCATGGCTGTGCCTGACGACTTCTCTCTCGTCGGCATTACATCGGAGAACTTGGCGCAAATGGTCGTTCCCGCCTTGACCTCGATCGACTTCTCCGCATCCGGCATGGGCTACACGGCGGTCAAGATGCTAATCGAACGGCTTCAGGACGCCGAATCGGAGCCGAAACAACTGCTGATGTCGGCACAGCTTATCGAGCGCGACAGCACCGGGAGTGCTCCGCCTCGAACCGATCGTTGAGTCGCCGCGAGTTCGCAACGTTTGCAGTGACTGCTCAACAGAATACAGGAGGTGTCTATGGAAAGAAGAAAGGACGTATCCGGTAGCGCGCAGATCAAAAACTACTCGACTGAAGGAGGTTCCACATGAGCAAGCGCACACGTACCGCAGCAAGGTTGCTCCTTATTGCAATTGTCGCCTTAGTCGTCGCCAGCATAAGCCCGTTCGCTCAGGGTGAAGCGATCACGCTCCAGTTCTGGTTCCTCTCAAGCGGACCTGAGAACTTGGCGCAGATGGAGCGCGCAGTTGATCGCTTCGAGGCACTGAACCCGAATGTCACGGTCGAAATCACGCCGTACACATTCGACGAAATGGTCCGTACGCTGCCGCTTGCGCTCAACGGAGGGACAGGCCCCGACGTCCTCTACGTTAATCCGCTGTCGCAGGGTCAGGACCGCTATGCGCAGGCAGGGCACCTTGTCGATCTGACCGAGATCGCAGAAGAACGCGGCTGGCTCGATCGCTTCCCCGAAGAAACTGTCGCTTATAACAATAAGGGTACACCGGGGCACATTTTCGGCATGCCGTATGCCACGAATACCATCGGTGTCTACTACAACAAAGAGATCTTCGCAGAGCTCGGGCTTGAGATTCCTACGACCTTGGAGGAGTTCGAGGCGCTCATGCAGACCGTGAAAGATGCCGGGTACGAACCCGTCTCGGTTGGAGGACGAACCGGATGGCCGCTTGAGCACGTTTGGTCGCAGCTATCGCATACCAACGCCCCACTCGAGCTTTTCGCCGGCCTTGAAAGTCTCAGCCTCGACGCCAGCTATACCGACCCGCGCATCGTGGAGTCTGCGGAACGGTTCGGCTCGTGGTGCAGTTCGGGGTTCTTCAATCAAGGCGCGCTCGCCACGAGCTATCAGGAAGCCAACGACCTGTTTATCAATCGCGAAGTCGTGATGAACATCGGCGGCAGTTGGGCCGCGGTCAACTTCGAGCAGGCAGATTTCGAGGTGGGATTCTTCCCAACGCCGCAGATGAACCCAGACCTGCCGTGGAATGGTGGTGGTCAAGCGCCGGCAAATAACCTTACGGTGACCGTATACGCCAATCATCCCGACTGGGCTATCGAGCTGATCGACTACTTGCTCAGCGAAGACAACATGCGGACATTCTTCTCCGAGGGTATGCTGGTCGTCTACCAGTTTGACGAGGTCCCCGAACCGCAGACACAGCTGCAGCGCGAAATGTACGAGGGTATGGCGATTCGCGGTCCAGGGTACTACATGGGGGTCGTCAACGCTGAAGTCGGCAGTGCGATCTTCGCCCAGTTGCAGGAACTGTGCGGCGGCACCGTCACTGCTCAGGAAGCGATGGAGAATATCCAGGCCGTTTACGACGAACAGGCACAGCTTGCCGCCGAGGAGGCAGGTTCCTAATTCGCGGCACCGGGATGGGGCTGAGAAACTTTCAGCCCCGTCCACCCCATAGTCTGCAATTCCAATCGTGCAAGCGAGAATAACGTGATCATGGAACGTCAGGCACCCAACAGGCCCATGCAGCCCCACTTCGTTGCATATCTGTTCATTCTGCCTGCCTGCGTCATGTACACACTGTTCTACATGTATCCGATGCTCGAGTTGGGCAGGCTCAGCCTCCTGCGTTGGGATGGCTTGGGAGTCCAGCGGTACGTCGGATTCAACAATTACGGCCAGCTTCTGAACGACTCGATTTTTTGGCAAGCGCTCCAGCACAACATTGTTTGGGTGATCGGCGCAATGATCATCCCAGTTACCGGCGGGTTGATGATCGCCATCCTGCTGGTCCGGTCGAAAATGAAAGGCAAAGTCCTGTTTCGGACGCTGTATTTCATTCCACAGGTGCTTTCGTCCGTTGTGGTCGCGATTATCTGGGGCTGGATTTACAATCCGACGTACGGGGCTGTAAGCACTGTGTTGACCGGGATAGGGCTCGAGTCGATCCTTCCTGCGACGGGCATCCTCGGCAGCCAAGACCTCGCGTTGCCTGCCTTGTTCATCGCGTGGAGTTGGGTGCATTACGGCTTTACCATGGTCATTTTCATCGCCGGATTGTCGAATATCGATGAGGTGTACTTCGACGCCGCGAAAGTCGACGGCGCGACCATTTGGCAGCAGCTTCGCTACGTCCTGCTCCCGTTCCTGCGCGGTCCGCTTACGACAGCGGTGCTCGTCACCGCGATATCCGCGTTTCAGGTATTCGACCTCGTGTTCGTAATGACCAATGGCGGCCCCGGGCGATCGACCACCGTTACTACGCTCTATATGATCAATAACGCGTTCTTCTTCCAGAAGGTGGGCTACGGCGCAACGATTGCGGTCGTGTTCAGTGGAATCCTGTTCACGCTGTCGCTGCTGTTCCTGCGTCTGCGAAACGCGTTCGGAGACACGGCATGAGTGCGAAAACGATTGAGTCGGTGACGACCGAAACCACCGCACACCCTGACCGCAACCTCAGGCCTTTGGGCTTCACCGTGCTGGCGCTGGTCATCTCGCTGGTTTCAGTCGTGCCGCTGATTTGGGTCGTCTCCACGTCGTTGAAAACTGGCGCCGAGGTCACTGCTGCTCCGCTGGCGCTACCGACGGCCCTGAATTGGGACAACTACCCGAGGGCGTGGGAGCAGGGCCGCTTTGGAACGTACTTTGTCAACAGTGTTGTCGTATCCGCCGTGGTGGTTATCGGAGTTCTCGTGCTTTCGCTGATGGCCGCCTATGCCTTTGCGTTGATGAAGTTTCGCGGACGAACGCTGCTGTTCGTCTATTTTCTGGTTGGCCTGACCATCCCGCTAAGCGTTCTCGTTATCCCGATCTTCTATCAGATGCTGGAACTCAAGTTGTTGAGCACGCTTTGGGCGCTGATCCTGCCCCAAATCGCGACGGGGCTTCCGTTCGGGATTCTGCTTCTCCGCAGCTTCATCCGGGATATTCCCAGCGAAATTCTGGATGCCGCACGGGTGGACGGGTGCAGCAGGATTCGCATGCTTCTCCATATCGTGACGCCACTCACAAGACCTGCCTTGCTGTCGCTGCTGATCTTCAACTTCATGTGGAGCTGGAATCAGTTCATGTTGCCGTCGTTCCTGATCCAGCAGGATTCGATGCGGACGCTTCCCGCCGGGCTTCGGTTCTTCATCGGGCGCTACAGCAATGACATTCCGCTGCTGATGGCCGGGGCTACGATCAGCTTCTTACCGATCCTCATCGTCTATGTCATCTTCCAGCGGCAGTTCATTCAAGGAATCTCCGCTGGCGCGCTAAGCGGTCAGTGATTTAACACTGCGGAGGAGAGGAGTTCTCATGTCGAACACGCTGCGCACCCTGCACATTCGCGGAGATTCGCACGCGATGGGTCTTGCTCACGGCGAAGAATTCGCTGCCGAAATCCGTTCATTTGCTGAACAGCGGATGCAGCTCTGTTTGGCGCTGCCCACAGACGGACCTACTTTGACGCGTGACGTCGTCCTCGCCGATGTCGCTGCCTGTGTGCCGTATCACGAGCGTTATGCACCGGAGGCGATGGCCGAGATGCGCGGGATCGCACACGCAAGCGGCTTATCGATCGAGGAGGTCATCATCCTCAGCGGCTTTACCGACATAGTCGATCTACTGGGCGCTCAACATGCCCTTTCGCAGGCGGCCGCATCGGCGCCTGTCGATGACTGCACCGCGTTCGTCGTAAGCCCTCAAGCGAGTGAGGGACCCGGCCCGTACATTGGACAGACCTGGGACATGAATCGAGAGGCGAGCCCGTACGTCCTTATGCTGCGCGCGGAACCCCACGACGGACCGAACTATCTGACGATGACGGTTACCGGCTGTGTCGCCATGATTGGAATGAACGACGCCGGTATCGCCGTAGGGATCAACAACCTGTCCGCGACAAACGGGACTCCTGGCGTCAATTGGACGGTGGTCGTAAGACGCGCACTCTCTCAGGAGAAGATCGAGGAAGCAATTGCCACGATCGTTGAGGCGCCACTTGCCGGTGGGCACAACTTCTATCTCGCAGATTCACACGGCCGCTGCGTCAATATCGAGGCCATGCCCGGCAAGCACTTCCTCGAGGAAATCCGCACAGGAGCGTTCGTACATACGAACCACTGCCTGTCACCGCACACCCGAAGCGTAGAATCCTTACCCGACGCGTACTCTGCATCCAGCACGCACCACCGCCACCAGAGGGCGACCGAGCTATTGAGTCGCGATCTCATCAGTGTAAGCGATTTGGTCGCGCTGACGCGGGATCACAGTGCAAACCCCGGAGTATGCGTGCACGTCGGCCCCGGCAACGTCAACAACATAGAGTCAAGCGCAGCCATCATCATGTCGCCGGTCACTGGCGAGTTGTGGGCTGTAAAGGGCAATCCTTGTCTGGGTGAGTACGAGCATCTTGTACTCTGATTGCCATGCTGGGCCAGGGAAGATTAAGGGCTTCTTTCGCCAAGGAGGGTACTAATGCTGCATAAACCGTCACCCGTATTTGACGATCTCATGACGCAAATCGAAAGGATACCGGTCGTCGACTGCCACGAACACATGGCAGGCCCCGGCTACATGTTTAGAGGTACGGAACCAATTGCGGCTCTGCTCGGGGACTACTACTGGCATGATCTGCTCTCGGCCGGCGCCGAACGTAGTGTCGTGGCGATGCTCCGCGATAACAGCGTTCCGACCGAGCAGAAATGGTCGTTATTCGAGCCGATATGGCGCAAAACCGAATTCACCGCGTATGCGCGCGTGACGCGTATGGTAATGCGCGATGTCTATGGTGTCAGCGAAATGAGTCTGTCAGGGCTTCGGCGTGTCGCAGAGCAGTTGCCGCAACGCACCGAGCAGACCTATTGGGCGCACCTCGACAATGCCAATATCCGGGTCGTGCTTGCCGACGCATTAGGATGGAAACCGGGGGACTTCGGAGCTTTCTTGAGTGGGGAGCAGACCTTCCCCGACCGCTGGCGCGCGTTCATACCGCTGCCGCTCTTCCACACGTTGAGCCATCACGATACCGACGCCAAGGACTGGGCCGGTGTGCAGCGCATCGGCGGGTGGGCGGACCGGCACATCACGTCACTCGACGAGTACCTCGAAGCGGTCTACACCGTTCTTCAGCGCGCGCAGGCTCGCGGAGCCATCGGGCTTAAGGACCAGTGTGCATACAACAGATCGCTCCACTACGAAGTCGTCCCGCGCAGCGACGCCGAGCGGATCTTCAACAAGTTGATGGCAGATCCACGTACGGTGTTCGGCTGGCCCGACTCTAAACCATTGGACGACTACCTGTTTCATCAGTTCATGCGATTCGCGCGCGAGCTTGACATGCCGGTCCAAATCCATACCGGCCACATGGCGGGGATCTATAATCGGGTCGACCGCGCGAACGTGCAGTTGTTCGCGACCGTGCTTGAACTGCATCAGGACGTAAGATTCGACCTCTTCCACGGCAACTGGCCCTACGACGGCGATATCCTGTTCTTGACCAAGAACTATCCGAATGTCCGGCTTGATCTGTGCTGGCTCTACATCATCGACCCGATCAACGCGATCGAAATGCTCAAACGCAGCATCGTCTCCATTCCGCATTCGAAGATCCACGCCTTCGGTGGCGACTTCCAAGATCATCCGGAGTTCAGCGTAGCCAGCCTGAAGATTGCGCAAGAGGTCGTGACAATCGCCTTGTCCGAGCTGGTCGAGACACGTTGGCTCACTATCGAAGACGCCCAGCGGATCGCGGCAGACTGGTTCTTCCACAATCCCAACGAATTCTTCCGGCTTGGCCTAGAGTTCTGAGCCCGCAACTTGAGGATAGTGGCACAACGCTGTACATTCCGTGTCGACCGGGCTGCCAGACTTCTCACTTGAGGATCAACGCGTGACGCAGAAATTCATCCTCGGGATTGATCAGGGAACAACAGGCACATTTGTTGGGCTCATGGATGAAGCGGGGAGTTTTGCTGCGAATTCGTACCGTACGCACCGCCAGATCTATCCGCGACCCGGGTACATTGAGCACGATCCCGTTGAACTTTGGCGCAACGTGGTCGACCAGGTCAACGAGGTCATGACAAGGGCCGGTGTCGGTTCCGGTGCGATTGCCGGCATCGGCATCGCCAATCAAGGCGAGAGCGTGGTGCTGTGGGATGCGGCGACTGGCACGCCGCTCTACAACGTGATCGTGTGGCAAGACACACGCACGCAGGAGTCGCTCGCCCCGCTTGCCGCAGATGTCGATATCGCACGCTACGTACACGAGACCACGGGCTTGCGGATTGACGCGTATTTTTCGGCCAGCAAGATACGCTGGCTGCTTGAGAATGTGGATGGTGTCACGGAATGTCTCAGCCGCGGGTCGCTCAGGTGCGGCACACTCGACACGTGGATCATTTGGAATCTCACTGACGGCCAGGCGTATCGGACCGATCCCTCCACCGCCTCTCGCACGCTGCTGTTCGATATTCATAGAGCAATCTGGGACGACAAACTGCTGCAGTTGTTCAATGTCCCAGCCGACATCCTGCCTGAAGTCGTCCCGACTACTGCGACATTTGGCTATGTTCAGCACGCCGCCGTTGCCTGTCGTGGCGTCCCGATCGTCACCAGCATCGTCGACCAACCTGCGGCGATGGCGGGTCACGCCTGTCTGGATTCCGGAATGGTCAAGGCAACCTACGGCACGGGCTGCTTCATCAATATGAATACGTCCGACTCCGCGGTCGACAGCCCTTCGGGTCTATTGACGATGCTTGCGTGGACCCGCAATACCAAGACGACCTACGGTCTCGACGGTGGCGTTCTGACCGCCGGGTCTACGCTGAAGTGGTTGAGCGACAAATTGCGCTTCACGGCGTCACCCGATCAAATCGACGATCTAGTCGCTGGAGGTGTGGATAAATCACCCTTGTGGATTCCCGCGCAAATCGGGCTCGGTCCTCCTTACTGGGCACGCATGATGCGCGGGGCTTGGCTCGGAATCGGTCTGGAAACTCGCCCCGCCGATCTGATCTACGCGGTGCTTGAGGGCATCGCATTGAGAGTTGTGCAGATCGTGCAGACCATGGAACGGGATGCCAATCTCACCATGCCTAGCTTGCGTGTCGACGGCGGTTTGACCCACAGTTATGCACTCATGCAGCTTCAGGCCGACCTGCTCGGACGACCGGTTGAAGTGCTCGCGGATACGCAGGCGACGGTCCGTGGAGTCAGCTCGCTCGCCGCGCGACAGGTCGGCATGTGGACCGATGACCATCAGATCGGCTTGCATGCGCAGGCCGCCCGCACCTTCGAACCATCGATCTCAGCGGACCACCGCGAAGCGCGACTGAACCGCTTTGCACGCGCCATTGATCATGTGATCGCATTGGGGCAGCTGTGAGCGCACATCCACCCGTATTCGATGTCGTCATTATCGGCGCAGGAGTCGTTGGGTGTGCAATTGCGCGCGAACTCTCGCAGTACACGCTGTCGGTCGCGCTCATCGAGGCTCAAAACGATGTCGGAAAAGGGACGTCGAAAGCGAACACCGCCATCCTTCACACCGGATTCGACACCAAACCCGACTCGCTTGAGTCCCGACTGCTGCGACGAGGTTATCGGCGTTTGTTGGAGTATGCGCCATCCGCGGGCATACCCATCGAACGCTTAGGGGCGATACTCATCGCATGGGACGAGACGCAGGCGGCGGCACTCGACGACCTTTGGCAAAACGCGAACCGGAATGGCGTTATAGATGCCGAGATTGTTTCAGCCGATGAGATCTACCGTCTTGAACCGAACCTCGGCTCGGGAGCCATCGCCGGCATGAAGATCCCCGGCGAGTCCATCATCTGCCCGTTCACGCCTCCGCTCGCCTTCGCTACAGAGGCTGTGGTCAACGGCGTGACCCTCATTCGAGAGTTCGAAATCGCTGCAATTGAGAGACAAGCGCCTGATTTCTATGCACTGCGCTCAGCCAATGACACTGTCTGCGCACGGTTCATCATTAATGCTGCGGGACTGCACGCCGATACGATCGACCTCATGCTCGGTCATGAGACCTTTCACGTCACCCCACGGCGCGGTGAACTGATCGTATTCGACAAGCTGTCACGTCCACTGGTTAACCACGTCCTCCTGCCTGTACCTACGGCAGTGAGCAAAGGTGTACTCGTTAGCCCAACAACCCTCGGGAACGTCCTCCTCGGCCCAACCGCACAGGATATCGAGGACAAACACAACACGAATACGACGGCGGACGGAATTGCGGCACTCCTCGAAGCCGGCAGGCGCATCATGCCGGCGCTGATCGACTACGAAGTGACTTCCAGCTATACCGGACTTCGCGCGGCAACCGAACACCGGGATTACCAGATCACCGCGTACCCTGACGAGAGCTACATCTGTGTCGGCGGGATTCGGTCCACCGGCCTATCGGCGTCGATGGGCATTGCCGAATACGTTGTAGAGCTGCTTACCGAGCAGTGCGGCCTCACCCTCTCAAAGAAACCGGATTATCAGCGCGTCCGGATGCCGAACATCGGTGAGGCGTTCGAGCGACCGTATCAGTCCACCGAGGCGATTTCCCGTGACCCCGCCTACGGACAGATCATATGCTTCTGCGAACGTGTGACCTTGGGCGAGATTCGGCACGCGATGTCCAGCCCACTCCCACCAAGGGACCTCGATGGACTGCGTCGCCGCACACGCGCGCAGTTGGGGCGCTGTCAGGGCTTCCACTGCTCGGCCACGGTCAAGTCGATTCTCGACACCACGCTCGAACGATCGGCAGGTGAGGCACAATGAGACGCGTTGATGCGCTGGTCATCGGTGGTGGTCCATCAGGCCTTGCTGCGGCAATCGCGATGCGAAGGAACGGGATCAGTAACGTCGTGGTGATCGAACGGGAACATGAGGCCGGTGGCGTCCCACGCCACTGCCATCATACCGGCTTTGGTATACGCGATCTGCGGCGCGTCATGAGGGGTCCAGGCTACGCCAAGAGATACGTCGAGCTGGCCGAGAAGGCAGGTGTGCAGATCGTCACCGACACGATGGTGACCGGATGGTCCGGTGCGGACTCGGTGCAGACCACATCGCCGACAGGCCTTGAAACGTACGCAGCGGACGCGATCGTATTGGCGACGGGATGCCGCGAACGTCCGCGGTCGGCGCGGCTTGTCGCCGGATCGCGGCCCGCGGGCGTCTTTACGACCGGCGCGCTGCAGCAGTGGGTGTATCTGCACAGTCACCCAATTGGAACACGTGCCGTCGTCGTCGGCGCCGAACATGTGAGCTTCTCAGCCGTGATGACGCTCAAGCACGCAGGCGTGGATGTTGCCGCCGTGATTACGGAGCATCCGTTTCACCAGTCAATCTGGCCATACACTCTGATCACAACGACGCGCTGGCGGGTACCTGTGCTAACCAATACTGCGCTCCAGGCTATCCACGGCCGGCACCGTGTAGAGAGCGTCGAGGTCATAGACGCCGCTGGCGCCAGTCGCAGCATCCCCTGCGACACGGTCGTGTTCACCGGCGACTGGGTGCCCGACTACGAGTTAGCGGCCAGTGGAAATGTTCGACTGGAAGGTGCGAATCGCGCGCCCGAAGTCGACACGAGCCTGCGCACGTCCACACAGGGAGTCTTTGCGATAGGTAACCTCGTCCATCCCGCCGAGACCGCCGATTTGGCGGCACTCACCGGCCGCTTCGTCGCGCAACACGTCCGCAAGTACCTGGAGGCCGGACATTGGCGAGGTCAAGAGGAGGTGCGGATCGAGACGTCAGATGCGATTCAGTGGGTCAGTCCTCAGGTGATCGACACCACGTCGCCCAGCGCGCCGAACAGAATGCTGAGTCTGCGCGTAAATCGCGTGCTTGAGGGAGCCACGATTTCAATCATCCATGACGGTAGGTCGCTCTGGCGGCGTCGGTACCGGCGCTTGGTCCCCAATTTGCCTATCCACGTTCCCGGATCGTTTCTCAGCGCAGTCC
It contains:
- a CDS encoding LacI family DNA-binding transcriptional regulator → MNQHEDAPRDLTIVDIAREAGVSVTTVSRILNGKPDVAQRTRNRVLDVIKRTGFTPHAQAQRLRAGSTRTIAVVFPLSEPHSMQNITQLELNFMLGAATAAGEENYFINLLSTPMTPETLLGLYKGNIVDGLVLMEISMQDWRVELLREHRLPFVMIGRTDDNTGLDYVDLDLDDAVENAFDYLVGLGHSNIGFLTYGAVPLNRGLGPAVRSMQGYENAVGKHNIPALYRHVGYAVQDAIEACEDLFAQEPGLTAAVTVLDTMAIGCMRALHDRGMAVPDDFSLVGITSENLAQMVVPALTSIDFSASGMGYTAVKMLIERLQDAESEPKQLLMSAQLIERDSTGSAPPRTDR
- a CDS encoding carbohydrate ABC transporter substrate-binding protein yields the protein MSKRTRTAARLLLIAIVALVVASISPFAQGEAITLQFWFLSSGPENLAQMERAVDRFEALNPNVTVEITPYTFDEMVRTLPLALNGGTGPDVLYVNPLSQGQDRYAQAGHLVDLTEIAEERGWLDRFPEETVAYNNKGTPGHIFGMPYATNTIGVYYNKEIFAELGLEIPTTLEEFEALMQTVKDAGYEPVSVGGRTGWPLEHVWSQLSHTNAPLELFAGLESLSLDASYTDPRIVESAERFGSWCSSGFFNQGALATSYQEANDLFINREVVMNIGGSWAAVNFEQADFEVGFFPTPQMNPDLPWNGGGQAPANNLTVTVYANHPDWAIELIDYLLSEDNMRTFFSEGMLVVYQFDEVPEPQTQLQREMYEGMAIRGPGYYMGVVNAEVGSAIFAQLQELCGGTVTAQEAMENIQAVYDEQAQLAAEEAGS
- a CDS encoding sugar ABC transporter permease gives rise to the protein MERQAPNRPMQPHFVAYLFILPACVMYTLFYMYPMLELGRLSLLRWDGLGVQRYVGFNNYGQLLNDSIFWQALQHNIVWVIGAMIIPVTGGLMIAILLVRSKMKGKVLFRTLYFIPQVLSSVVVAIIWGWIYNPTYGAVSTVLTGIGLESILPATGILGSQDLALPALFIAWSWVHYGFTMVIFIAGLSNIDEVYFDAAKVDGATIWQQLRYVLLPFLRGPLTTAVLVTAISAFQVFDLVFVMTNGGPGRSTTVTTLYMINNAFFFQKVGYGATIAVVFSGILFTLSLLFLRLRNAFGDTA
- a CDS encoding carbohydrate ABC transporter permease, translating into MSAKTIESVTTETTAHPDRNLRPLGFTVLALVISLVSVVPLIWVVSTSLKTGAEVTAAPLALPTALNWDNYPRAWEQGRFGTYFVNSVVVSAVVVIGVLVLSLMAAYAFALMKFRGRTLLFVYFLVGLTIPLSVLVIPIFYQMLELKLLSTLWALILPQIATGLPFGILLLRSFIRDIPSEILDAARVDGCSRIRMLLHIVTPLTRPALLSLLIFNFMWSWNQFMLPSFLIQQDSMRTLPAGLRFFIGRYSNDIPLLMAGATISFLPILIVYVIFQRQFIQGISAGALSGQ
- a CDS encoding amidohydrolase family protein; the protein is MLHKPSPVFDDLMTQIERIPVVDCHEHMAGPGYMFRGTEPIAALLGDYYWHDLLSAGAERSVVAMLRDNSVPTEQKWSLFEPIWRKTEFTAYARVTRMVMRDVYGVSEMSLSGLRRVAEQLPQRTEQTYWAHLDNANIRVVLADALGWKPGDFGAFLSGEQTFPDRWRAFIPLPLFHTLSHHDTDAKDWAGVQRIGGWADRHITSLDEYLEAVYTVLQRAQARGAIGLKDQCAYNRSLHYEVVPRSDAERIFNKLMADPRTVFGWPDSKPLDDYLFHQFMRFARELDMPVQIHTGHMAGIYNRVDRANVQLFATVLELHQDVRFDLFHGNWPYDGDILFLTKNYPNVRLDLCWLYIIDPINAIEMLKRSIVSIPHSKIHAFGGDFQDHPEFSVASLKIAQEVVTIALSELVETRWLTIEDAQRIAADWFFHNPNEFFRLGLEF
- the glpK gene encoding glycerol kinase GlpK, with the translated sequence MTQKFILGIDQGTTGTFVGLMDEAGSFAANSYRTHRQIYPRPGYIEHDPVELWRNVVDQVNEVMTRAGVGSGAIAGIGIANQGESVVLWDAATGTPLYNVIVWQDTRTQESLAPLAADVDIARYVHETTGLRIDAYFSASKIRWLLENVDGVTECLSRGSLRCGTLDTWIIWNLTDGQAYRTDPSTASRTLLFDIHRAIWDDKLLQLFNVPADILPEVVPTTATFGYVQHAAVACRGVPIVTSIVDQPAAMAGHACLDSGMVKATYGTGCFINMNTSDSAVDSPSGLLTMLAWTRNTKTTYGLDGGVLTAGSTLKWLSDKLRFTASPDQIDDLVAGGVDKSPLWIPAQIGLGPPYWARMMRGAWLGIGLETRPADLIYAVLEGIALRVVQIVQTMERDANLTMPSLRVDGGLTHSYALMQLQADLLGRPVEVLADTQATVRGVSSLAARQVGMWTDDHQIGLHAQAARTFEPSISADHREARLNRFARAIDHVIALGQL
- a CDS encoding NAD(P)/FAD-dependent oxidoreductase — its product is MGAAVSAHPPVFDVVIIGAGVVGCAIARELSQYTLSVALIEAQNDVGKGTSKANTAILHTGFDTKPDSLESRLLRRGYRRLLEYAPSAGIPIERLGAILIAWDETQAAALDDLWQNANRNGVIDAEIVSADEIYRLEPNLGSGAIAGMKIPGESIICPFTPPLAFATEAVVNGVTLIREFEIAAIERQAPDFYALRSANDTVCARFIINAAGLHADTIDLMLGHETFHVTPRRGELIVFDKLSRPLVNHVLLPVPTAVSKGVLVSPTTLGNVLLGPTAQDIEDKHNTNTTADGIAALLEAGRRIMPALIDYEVTSSYTGLRAATEHRDYQITAYPDESYICVGGIRSTGLSASMGIAEYVVELLTEQCGLTLSKKPDYQRVRMPNIGEAFERPYQSTEAISRDPAYGQIICFCERVTLGEIRHAMSSPLPPRDLDGLRRRTRAQLGRCQGFHCSATVKSILDTTLERSAGEAQ
- a CDS encoding FAD-dependent oxidoreductase, whose protein sequence is MRRVDALVIGGGPSGLAAAIAMRRNGISNVVVIEREHEAGGVPRHCHHTGFGIRDLRRVMRGPGYAKRYVELAEKAGVQIVTDTMVTGWSGADSVQTTSPTGLETYAADAIVLATGCRERPRSARLVAGSRPAGVFTTGALQQWVYLHSHPIGTRAVVVGAEHVSFSAVMTLKHAGVDVAAVITEHPFHQSIWPYTLITTTRWRVPVLTNTALQAIHGRHRVESVEVIDAAGASRSIPCDTVVFTGDWVPDYELAASGNVRLEGANRAPEVDTSLRTSTQGVFAIGNLVHPAETADLAALTGRFVAQHVRKYLEAGHWRGQEEVRIETSDAIQWVSPQVIDTTSPSAPNRMLSLRVNRVLEGATISIIHDGRSLWRRRYRRLVPNLPIHVPGSFLSAVRSGDTIRLEVGIR